One genomic segment of Flavobacteriaceae bacterium includes these proteins:
- a CDS encoding phosphatase PAP2 family protein: protein MSKKPFLSGSFIIAVFIVSCKKETPITIDTIDFYHSVDKVTEIMVHDIFSPPVASRIYVYPNIAAYEIISQKGNFTPLSGQLKGLHPIPKPENENINLDLAALIAHIEISKTLIFSEEKISSYRDSLFSVWKQKNGKEFNTSKNYATKVIDHIKEWMGKDNYAQIPTMPKFQVKIDDPSRWQPTPPAYMNGIEPHWNKIRTLVLDSAAQFKPAKHPPFSLEKNSAFYKELIEVYDISREITKKGDSSEEIQIAQFWDCNPYISITRGHLMFATKKITPGAHWIGITKIACKKSKYDFENAVHAFTKTSIGLFEGFISCWDEKYRSNLVRPETLINEYIDDSWQPILQTPPFPEYTSGHSVISGAASVVLTSIFGENFNFDDDTEIPYGLPVRSFSSFEQAANEAAISRLYGGIHYKAAIDIGVKQGRDIGKYVVEKLITNPEKQ, encoded by the coding sequence ATGAGTAAAAAACCATTTTTATCAGGAAGTTTTATCATCGCTGTTTTTATTGTTTCCTGTAAAAAAGAAACACCCATTACCATAGACACTATCGATTTTTACCATAGTGTAGATAAGGTAACAGAAATAATGGTTCACGACATATTTTCGCCGCCTGTTGCCAGCAGAATATATGTATATCCGAACATTGCAGCTTATGAAATTATCTCACAAAAGGGAAACTTTACACCTTTGAGTGGTCAATTGAAAGGGTTACACCCCATTCCAAAACCTGAAAATGAGAACATCAACCTGGATCTGGCAGCCTTAATTGCTCATATCGAAATAAGCAAAACGCTCATTTTTTCCGAAGAAAAAATCAGTAGCTACAGAGACAGTCTTTTCAGTGTATGGAAACAAAAGAACGGCAAAGAATTTAATACCTCTAAAAATTATGCTACAAAGGTAATAGACCATATAAAAGAATGGATGGGTAAAGATAATTATGCGCAAATACCCACGATGCCAAAGTTCCAGGTAAAAATTGACGATCCTTCACGGTGGCAGCCAACGCCTCCTGCTTATATGAACGGAATTGAACCACATTGGAATAAAATCAGAACTTTAGTATTAGATTCTGCCGCACAATTCAAACCTGCCAAACACCCGCCGTTTTCCCTGGAAAAAAACAGTGCATTTTATAAAGAACTCATAGAAGTATACGATATTAGTCGGGAAATCACGAAAAAGGGAGACAGCTCGGAAGAGATTCAAATTGCTCAGTTTTGGGATTGTAACCCTTATATTTCCATAACCAGAGGGCATTTGATGTTTGCCACAAAAAAAATAACTCCGGGAGCTCACTGGATTGGTATTACAAAAATAGCCTGTAAAAAAAGTAAGTATGATTTTGAAAATGCCGTACATGCATTCACGAAAACATCAATAGGGCTTTTTGAAGGATTTATCAGTTGCTGGGATGAAAAATATCGAAGCAATCTGGTACGACCGGAAACGTTAATCAATGAATACATAGATGACAGTTGGCAACCCATTTTGCAAACTCCTCCTTTTCCCGAATATACCAGTGGGCATTCTGTGATATCAGGAGCCGCTTCGGTGGTACTTACCTCTATTTTCGGTGAAAATTTCAACTTCGATGATGACACGGAAATTCCGTACGGATTACCCGTTCGTTCGTTTTCTTCTTTTGAGCAAGCAGCAAATGAAGCAGCCATAAGCAGGCTCTATGGAGGGATTCACTATAAAGCCGCAATAGATATAGGTGTAAAACAAGGACGAGATATAGGGAAATATGTTGTTGAAAAACTGATAACAAATCCTGAAAAACAGTAG